From the genome of Lotus japonicus ecotype B-129 chromosome 6, LjGifu_v1.2, one region includes:
- the LOC130724300 gene encoding prefoldin subunit 3 codes for MAASSSSSSGSAVTERRGIPAAQFVEDVQTYLTQLGLDVNSTLAFLQERLQQYRLVEMKLLAQQRDLQAKIPDIEKCLDVVGTLQAKKGTGEELITDFEVSEGIYSRARIDETDSVCLWLGANVMLEYSLEEATSLLHKNLDNAKASLEVLVADLLFLRDQVTITQVTIARVYNWDVHNRRLQQVASTTAQD; via the exons ATGGCTGCTTCTTCGTCGTCTTCATCAGGTTCAGCGGTGACGGAGCGAAGAGGAATACCAGCTGCTCAGTTCGTCGAGGATGTCCAGACTTACCTCACACAGTTAGGCCTCGATGTTAATTCCACCCTCGCTTTTCTCCAAGAGAG ACTTCAGCAATACAGGTTGGTTGAAATGAAGCTTCTTGCGCAGCAAAGGGATCTTCAG GCAAAGATACCAGACATTGAGAAGTGCTTAGATGTTGTTGGTACGTTGCAGGCTAAGAAGGGTACTGGCGAG GAACTTATTACTGATTTTGAAGTGTCAGAAGGGATATATTCACGAGCTCGCATAGATGAAACCGATTCCGTGTGTTTATGGCTGGGAGCCAATGTTATGTTGGAATATTCATTAGAAGAG GCTACTAGTCTTCTACATAAGAACCTGGATAATGCTAAAGCCAGTTTAGAAGTCCTTGTTGCCGATCTACTGTTCTTGAGGGACCAGGTGACAATTACCCAG GTCACGATTGCCCGCGTGTATAACTGGGATGTTCATAACCGAAGACTTCAACAAGTTGCTTCTACGACTGCTCAAGACTAG